The region AGTTTCTCCGTTAGCATAATTAAATGTTAAGTCAAACCTAGACAAACGACATACAAGTGTATAGAAATTATCTGCAGTAAGGTCTGTAACGGGTCTGGTGAAGAAGATATTAAATCCCGAGTTAAACTGTCGTTCAACACCAAGGTTTGTATTCTCATTAATCCTAATTACAGCAGTTTCTTGTGTATTGTCTACATTAGAGGATGCACCATCTACTTCAAAAGTATTAGTATAAGGAACAGCATCTGTAGTAGCTTCACCAGATAGTACTAAGTCATCGAACTCTAACCTGTATGATCCACGTGTAGAAGTTGGTACTCGTGATGGAGACCATGTGTCTGTATCAGAGTCAAATACTAGAGAGGATCCTGAGGGAGCACTTAGATCACCCTCAACGTTACGTAACTGTTCCACGCCAAGACCTGTTGAGACACGCTCAATAACTCGGTCATTAGCTAGAGATGCGAAAGTATCCGTTTGGTCATCTTGAGTAAAGTCCTGAATAGCACGATACAAGTTAGTATCTACAAGATTCAAAATGAAGTCACCGATCTGATAATCTTCACCATCTACCAATGTACGAATTACGTCTGCATCACCACCAGTAGTGCCCTCACCAATCTCTCGCCATGTGGCATTTGTCTCTCCGGGGATAGGAGGAGCTACACCAGTAGATGTATCTCCGACTGCGAGGATATTGTAATATACCCGACCACCCTGAGAGATCACGTCTCCTCGTTGGTATGTCTCCGTTGCTGAGTACTCAGGAGTATTGTATATGAAGTCTACAAAGCGCGCATTAATAGGCGCTGTAAAGTTAATTGCCATTAATCAATCCTCACTGCCACGTTAACATCGGGGTTAACCCCGGCACCACCAATACGAAGTTGGAATACCCTATATGGAAGACCATTATTAGCACTATCATTAATAGTTCTAATATCTGTATTTGTAATCACATCTGAGAAGAAACCACCAGTACCTACCTGTAAAGTCGTAGGACTTAAAGAATCCGGCAGTGCAATTAGAATACGACCACCACCTGCAAGTTCTGCTGGGGTGAAGCTGAATACGTGAGGTAGCTCAGTAATATTCTGTTCCATCTCGTTAAGTGCTAAGATATCCGCTACTTGAACAGTATCTGTAGCATCGTAATCTGCTGTGTCTACTACCCAGTAAGATAACGCTTGAGGCGTCCTCACTGTAAATTGAGCTGTACGTTCACGTGCTGCTGTAGATAAAGTCGCATGAGATCCCTCGAGATCCGCTGAGACTGTATAATTACCAGCAACTGTTGGAACGTTAGTAAATGTAAATGTCTGAGTTGTAGCTGCTGCATTCAATACACCAGTTACTGTAGCACCATTGAATACCCCAGAGACAGCTGTGAATGTCCAGCCATCATCAATAGAAGCTTGAGTCAAAGAGACTGTAGCTGTTAATGTAGTTGGTACTGTGTCTCCAATGGTGTACCCATTGCTGCTCAGTGTCATCACCCCAGGTTGGAAACCCGGATGCTGCACTGGACGGTTATCGTCAATCAGACCTTCAATGTAATCCTCTAGGATACCACTCTCTAAGTATTGCTCTAGAGTATCTCCAAGTTGATAGAGGTTCACACCTTCATAAAATGTATCGTTTGTTGCTGCTGCATCAGCGTCAGCATCGGCTGCATAACCCAGACCGGGTAATGCTAGTCCACCGATACGACCTGCTAGTGGCAGTTGGTCTTGGATACCAGCAGCATTCTGTAAGATAAAGATTGTATCTGCACCACGTATCTGATCATCCCTCAAGCCAGCACGTAGATGTACTGCATAGGTTCCTACAGGAGGTGGAGTAGACGTAGTAACGAACATACCCTGCGAACGGTCCCAACGTAGGTCAACCCCACGGATAATCCCATTCACTGCACGCCATAACCGATCACCACCTACAGCGTACTCATAATGCTGGAAGTTACTAGCTGCATCTCCCGGTGGGACGTTGTTATATGGCATACCATCAATAGTAACTACAGTACGAGTCAGAGGGGTATATCCCTGCCATTCACCGAGTTCCAGTACCTGACTACGAGCTGCATCAATAACATCAGCTAACGTTGCGAGATCGTCTGAATCAGTAGTGGCATCAGGAATTGTACGGCCTTTAGCAAATACAAGAGATTCTAAACTTGTTTCCCGTAGGTATAGCTCATCCTCATCAATAGAGAGATGATCTTGGAATTCATTAAGCTGAGCTGATAAAGCTGCCATACCTGTTCCACCACCCATAAGGAAGGGGACATCAATAAGATCTGACGTGCCATCATCATAGTTAATAGTAAGACGCGTCAACTCTTGCGCAGTAATAACCTGATCAGTTACGTTCTGAATACTACGGCCACGTGGTCCAGTAGCTCCATCTGTGCCGGGAATACCTTGTACCCCTTGTACACCAGCAGGAACAGTGAAGTCCTGAGTAGTACCATCAGTGAAGTTAATAGTAGCAGTATAGCTAGTACCGAGAGTTGTAGTAGCAGGTACAGTAACAGAAGCAATCCCATTACCTGTAGCACCATCCATACCCGGATCACCTTGTGCTCCACGGTCTCCATCATTACCACGCTGCCCCATAGGACCAGCAGGTAAGTTGATATCAGATGTGGTACCGTCAGTAAAGGTTACTGTAGCTGTACTTGACATTCCAACAGGAGGGTTAAGTGGAGCTGTTACACTCTGGATGCCTCGACCAGCCATACCGGGAGGTCCATCAGGACCCGGACCACCGTCCATCCCGGGAGGACCAGTAAGATCAGAAGTAGTTACAGAACCAGTAGCACCATATGAGATAGTCAGTGTACCATCTCCATTATCTACTACGTTAGTAATGCCGGGACCTTGTGGGCCAACAGGACCCTCAACCCCTCGTGCTCCGGGTTGTCCACGGTTTACACGGAAGGTTTGAGTAGTACCATCAGTAAGGGTAACTGTTACGATAGTATTATTGTTAGCATCATCTACGCCAACTACACTCATCACACCTACACCATCATTACCAGTTCCTCCGGTTGTCCCCGGGGGTACATCGAAGGTCTGAGTGGTACCGTCTGTTAATGTAACAGTAACTGTAGTATTAGTTCCTACAACAGGAGCTGAACCAACCACAGACATGACACTTACGCCTTGGTCTCCTTGCTCACCACGTTGGACTATATATGTGTCAGATGTATTGTCGCTATACGATACTGTGACAAGAGTATTACCATCTGTCTGCACTACACCAGCGATATCATCGATACCACGACCGTCATTACCGGGTAAACCCATCGGTCCTTGTGGACCTTCAGAGCCTTGAGCACCGGTAGTAATTGTGAAAGTCTGTGTAGTACCATCAGTATACGTAATAGTAAGCGTAGTATTCTGACCCGGCATAGGGCTTTCAGGGTTAGCTGTGATACTTCTAATACCACGACCCGCAGGTCCAGTAGGACCTACAGCTCCACCACCTGTGGGTGTCGTAAAGGCACTGGCGAACTCACCGCCTAGGGATGAATCGTTGGTAGTGGTTAAGCCTTGCGCTTGCTCTTCAGTTGAGACTGGAGCATCGCCACCACCGAATGCACCACCTAATGAGTTAGTTGCCATATGCTACCTCCTTAAATTCTACCAAACCCGTTGTAATGGACTTGGACGTTACCACCAGATGCCTTACGAGTCTTCTCTTCCATGTTCAGTTCTTCGATTGATTCACGGAACCTGACCATATATTTCTGAGCTTGGTCATCTTCTTGTAGATAATCAAAGCTTCGGAAGAGTGCGCCATACAGAAGCACACGCTCGTTCTGATCTTTCAGCCAGTTAGCTGACTCAGTGGTTGATCGGACATACTGTCGGGGATCATGTTGATCTCCATCTGTAGTTAATACCTCAGTATATGTCCTTTGCTCTAGTCGTGACAACATCGCATAGTCTTCTTGCTCAACCAGCTCATATCCAGCGGGAGCAGTAGTATATGCGTCGTCTACTCGACTAATAGATGTAGGTACTGATAGGCGAGCATCAAGTGCTGGTAACCGACGGTAATAGTGTAACTCAAATACCATACCGGTGTTTAAGAAACCACCGAGTAGTAAGTTGTTACCATGCCGTGTCCAGAAACTCTCTGAGACCTTATCAGCGTAGAAATCGTAGAATGTACGGATATCTGTCTTCTCATTAAAGACGATATCAGACCTAAAGCTTACAGTATCAAATACTGGTAAGTAGTTAGGGTTAGCTGTAGTTCCTACGTTCTCTACTCGAATTCTGTCCTGCTCATCTCGCATGACTGAGCCACGCGCTCTGAGATGGATAAATGATACAGCATCACCCGGTACAGGGATCTCTACTGTATTATATTGAAGATTACTTGTAGGCTGAGCGATCTCACCTACAGCAATATTGCTAGCTGTTACTACGGTATCTGTCCCATCGATAACGTATGTTTCAGCTGCACCAGTGTCATTTACAACGTAATACGTCGTATGCTCCAATGGTGGAATCATCAACCTCCGATACGCCTCATCAGCTGCATACCGGAGGGATGATTGGATGATCGTGTCCGGCAATGCAGAAGAATCCCGGTTAGACCAATCACGGACTAGATCCGTTAGTTCATCATATGTGATTGCCATACACCCTCCTAATAAGACATTAAGTGCGGATACTCTGTCTTAATAATTGTTAATACCTTACGAACCTTATCACGGTCGTTCATAAACGTTTGATCGTGAATATCAATACCATACTTATGTAGGATATCAATTGCTACAATATCAGGAATAGTACAAGCTTTCTTATACCCCATATCCCTCTTATATACAGCTTCACGGTCTAGTTTAGCTTGCTCAATGAATGGCTTCTCGTCTTGATAGACTTTCCATTCTTTTGTATTCTCGTCCAGTCCTCCTGTCATTCCTCCTTCAGAGCCAACGACATGTTGATCATGCTTACTCATTATTCACTAATCGCCACAAATCGACCTGACTTACCGATATAACCTAAGGTTGCATTGGTTAGAGTCACAGCGTTGGTAGTCGCACCACCACCGGTGTTAATGAACCGAGCGTTCTGAATAGAGTAACCACTTGGCAGAGTTGAATCGATCTGTTGCCAAGTGCAACGATCAGCAGGGAATAAATTAAATACTGCACCAGTAGCTGCAGGGATACCACGATCCGCCGCGTTCTGGGCTCGAATTACCATCATATCCTATACCTCCTAATAGAATAAAAAGAAAGGGGCCCGTAGGCCCCAATCAGCGATTAACGCAAGTTGTAAATAGCACCACAACCAATGGGGTTCTTAACTTCCAACGTGCACTCTTCGACCATCATGCCGATGGTTGAGTCACCACGCTGTCCGACATCTACTTCCTGCAGAGGACGTAGAGTAGCCAGTGAGAACCACTGAGGATCGTAGACCAAAGCAGTAGCGTCTGCAGTGTCATCGTTAGCAGTAGCACTAGTTGATAGACCCATGATGTAGTTCGGAACTACCATCAAGTCACCGAAGTCTGACATGTAGATATCTACTGACTGACGCAGCTTACCATCCATATCGATGTTACGACGAACACCAGAATCAGTAACCATCAAGTCAGAGAAGTCACGGCGTAGCTTTGGAGATACCATGATCTTAGTAGCCTTACCACCTTCCTCATAGATCTTCTGCATTACACTATCGATCTCAGACAAGCTTAGTGCACGACGAGCAGCTTCGTTAACCAGTACAGGAACAAAGCGACCAGTACCAGCTTGGCTAGCGTCCTGTGCGGGGGTATCATCAGTTGCGTCCGCATCCAAGTAGTTGGTAGCACGGTCGGTAACTGCAGTGTAAGTAGCAGTAGTAGATGACAAACCTTCACAGGTTGCTACGTCGTTGATCCACGCCTGATAGCCACCGAATGAACGAGCAGTAGATGTTGATGCAGCATCAGCTACCTGATAAGTGCCGATCAAGTCACGCTCAACGTCCCGGCGCAATTCAGTACCACGCTTCTTCAGCTGGTACGCATATTCGTCTGCAACACCTGCCTGATCAATAGCACGACGAGTACCAGAGACAGCGATAGTCTTACCGTTGATCTGGGTGTAGTTACCCAAACGAGCACGGTTAGGTCCAACTACGTTGAACTCAGGACCGGTTGCCTGAGCCATACCACCTCCAAGACCAGCAGTCGAGCCCGGGATTACGTAGTCAGTACCTTCTGAGATACGAGAGTTACCCGGAGCTTGCAGTTCGTCAGTCTGCCACTCGTGGAAGATAGCAGTAGCTTTTGTCTTGCCGATAGACGACATGAAGGGGGTTTCATCACGAGTAATCATCGAGATGAAGTTTGCTAGGTCCTCGCGCTGAGAAACCGTGTTGTTTGACAGACCTGATTGGATATCAGTACCTGCACGACCTGTGGTTACACCACGTCCTGAAATAACAGCCATTATAGCCTCCTAATTTAACTTCCTAAAGATTTAGCTGCATATTGACGGAGGAAAGCCATTTGATCTTCTTGCGAAGCATCTTCTTTGAAAGCACGTGCCTTGACCATCTTATCCGCATCTTGCTTTTTCTTAGCAGCGGTTTTGGCCTTCTTAGCAGGGACAGACTTCTTCGCAGGCACAGCCTTACGCTTAGCCTCTCCCTTCTTAACACCTTGCTTGAGAACGCGATAATCGTTAAGTACTTTGACAACAGCCGGATCGGTAATGTTATCAACGACAACCTCAGGTAAGCCTTCGCCTACCGCAAAGTCTCGGATCTCTTTAGCCACGGTTTCGTCAAACCCCGGCACAAACGATTCGATGTTGTCTTGGAAGTATTCAATTTGCTTCCTCCACGCTTCCTGCTGCACGGCTTCTTGCTGTTCTTTCAGCTTAGCCTGCAAACCTTCACGTTGCTTACGAGCATTCCAATACTTCTTCTGTACCTGTTCACGCTTATCTTTTAGTTCACCTACTTCATAGGTATCACCTTCTTCACGTGCCTTCTCAATCTTTGCTTCAATATCATGGTATTCTTTAGACAGGTTCTGTTCCTGTCCCATCAATACTGCAGCTGATGCTTGGCCCAGTTCATTAACTTGAGCAAGAGCTTGTTCACGCTCTTCCTCCAGGGCTTTCTTAGCATCGCCTAGTTCACGACCTTTCTTACTAAGTGAGGCATCCGTTTGATATCCCTTTAAGAGATCTTCGAATGAGACATCCATTTCCTCGCCATCAATCTTGACTCGTACTTTGGCTTCTAAATCTAGGTCATCAGCAGCGTAGACATCAGGTTCTTCGGTAGCGCCTTCCGGGGCATCTTCTCCTTCAGTTTCCTCTACTTCTTCCTCTAGTTCCTCTTCAGCAGCTTCCTCAGATTCTTCTTGGTCGTATTCTTCTTCATCTGATTCAGCTTCGTCGAGAACTTCGTCTTGTTCTTCAGGTAGCGGTTCTGGCGCACCACCAACCTCTTGCATAAGAGGGCTGTTGGCCATAACGGCATCTAACAAGGCTTGTTCTGACATTTCGCCACTTCCATCTCCGTGATCCATATCGGGTACAGTTTGATCTTCAGTTGACATAATTCCTCCTTACTTCGCAGCTGTTTTCTTGGGAGCAGCTTTAGGTTTCATAGCTGCCTCGTAACGATCCTTCATAGCATATAAGCTTTCAAGGTGCTGCGAATTTAGTTTTGCTTTACCAGAGCTGCGCATAGCGTCGAACTCTAGTAAATTAATCATTTGAGTTACGTTATGTAGTAACTCCTCATAGTTAATCTTGTGCATTTCCATTGTCCTCCAAATGCGGTACGTTCTTGCCGTACATTTCATATTGAGCTAACTTGCTCTTAACATCTCCCAAAGCTAAGACACAAGAGTAGATAAACTCTCGTGCCTTATGCTCATGGGGCTCAGTGCGTAGGAACTGAAGATAGTAATCTACCATCAGTTCCCCGTAAGCACCAGTGAAAAACTCTTCTCGCTGTCTACTAGCGAACTCAGCTTTCACCAATGCTTCTTTAGCCTGTAAATCTGGATGCATCCCTTTCAGCTTCTTCTCAGCTGGCCCACGGTACTTTTCCATTAGAAGTTTGCTGCTAAGTTCACAGCTGCACGAGTAGTAACTGAGATGCGATTATTAGACGCATTAACAGTATCTACAGGAAACGCAGTTCCATGCGCAGTACGAGCAGTCAGAGTTAAACCCTGAGCAGCGGTGTGGTTATTAACGAGTGTGATGTCCACAGTCTCACCACCTTCTAAATGTAGTACAGTGTTAGTGAAACGTTCGGGACGATGGGTCTCAGCAGTACTTGCTGCCTCCCGGAATGCTACAGCAGCAGCGCCAGCAGCAACTGCTCCAGATAGAGTGATCTCTACACCGACCTTAGTTTCGTTTGCGATAACAATATCTGTTGTGCCAGCAGCAGCTACCGTAGCATTTGTAGTAAGAGGCGCAGCAGTACCGTCAGTGCGCAAAGTTATGATTGCCATTATTGTGGCCCTCCTTGTTGATTAGATTGAGGCGGCTGCTGAGGAGCGGGCGCCTGTTGGGTTGTTTGTAAGAGCTGATTCGCCATCATCAGGATAGTCTGATAATCCGGACGGGGTGGTAGCTCAGCCCCTTCTTTAACCGACTTAATCTGGAGGTCGGCCCACTCCTGGAAGTGTTTATCGATAGACACAGCCAATTGCTTAGCGTTGTCATCGTTAACGTTCTTAGTCTGAGCAGCAGTATAAGCGACGTTAGCTTCTGCCAATGCAGCATCAGCCTGAGCCTTACGGTTCATTAGCTCTTGCTCCATCTGAGCACGCTGGCTCTGTTCTTGGCTAGCTTGCTGCGCACGCTGCTTGAACTCGTCTGTAGTGTAGTCTTCTAAGAAGTCGTTACTATCTAGACCCATAGACTCTAGCAACATAGTGGCTAGCATAGCCGGCGCATCAGGTTTAATAACCATACCCTGGCCTTGCTGGTTTAGAGCAGGTAAGATCTGACCACCTACTTGCTGTAACTTCTGGATCATGTTAGCATTTGAGTTCTCACCCAGGTCTACGAAGATCTCGCAGTCCATATCTTTGGGTAGAGTTTTAGGATCAATAGTAGAGTATACACCCTTGAAGTTGATCTTCATCTCGTTCATGCTAGAGCGCATCATCATATATACACCTGAGCACAGACGCTTAAGTCCAGTCTCAGCAAATCGACGGGCAATATGTTGAACCCGCTTCTGAGATGCAGACTGGATAGCCTGTAGCTTAGTCTCACTATTACCAGATACGTACAATGTATCATTCAGACCTTGTGCAGCCTTAGACATACCAGTCGCCTGTTCTTTAATAAGCTGCAAATGCTCTAGCAATGGTACCGTACCTGTGGAGATTGTCTCCGGAGGCAGAGGTGCAACCGCAGCTGCGGGGTTTCCGTTAGTAGGAATGATCTGCTTCGGCTTCATATTCTGCAATGCAGAGAAATCTACTACGTTCGGGTCCGCAAGCTTAGGACTATAGTTAGTGAGATACGTATTCTCTACGAATCCACGCAGGATAGCGGTAGATGCTAGGGTAGAACTACGGGTCATGTCCGCAACAGACAGACCATAGAACTCATATGGAATATCGATCGGCGATAATGACGCCAATGGGATCATATCAACGTAATCTTCCGACAATATGTGGGAACCAGCAATAATGAAGTGCTTAAGTTCCGCAATACCGTCGCCATCACGGTCCACACGGATCCAACATTCGGTAATTGTTACTTCTCGGTTGGCTTCAAGCGGATATAGGTCCTCTGATACGCTACCTTGCCAGTATTCCTGGCCAGTCACGAACTTACGAGCCGCAATATCCTCCGAATACCGCGCATTACCCAGCCATTCTTCCGTATGACCTAGCTCATCCCACTCTTCATCGCCTATTTCGGCCGCAACTTCCGGCCACCACTTACGAATATCGCTACGAGACATAGAAACCTGGATACCAACGAACGCAGCATCGTCAATCGACTGCGCATCACGGGAAATACGGAAGGATTCCGGGGGAATATTGGTAATCTTCACCCGACTTTTGTCGATATTCTCTTTAATCTTTACATTTACGTACGTGAGTTCCGCACCACCGAGGTCATCTAACTCATTCTCGTACTCTAAATCCCCAATAATTTCCATATTGTCGTTAGCGAGGATTTCATCTAGCCGTTGCTGGGAGATTTTCTCGTATTCCATCACATCAGCATCGTAATCTTCTACATATTCCCACCGGATTATAGAGTTCTTCCAGAGAAGAGCAGACTT is a window of Chromatiales bacterium DNA encoding:
- a CDS encoding DUF5309 family protein translates to MAVISGRGVTTGRAGTDIQSGLSNNTVSQREDLANFISMITRDETPFMSSIGKTKATAIFHEWQTDELQAPGNSRISEGTDYVIPGSTAGLGGGMAQATGPEFNVVGPNRARLGNYTQINGKTIAVSGTRRAIDQAGVADEYAYQLKKRGTELRRDVERDLIGTYQVADAASTSTARSFGGYQAWINDVATCEGLSSTTATYTAVTDRATNYLDADATDDTPAQDASQAGTGRFVPVLVNEAARRALSLSEIDSVMQKIYEEGGKATKIMVSPKLRRDFSDLMVTDSGVRRNIDMDGKLRQSVDIYMSDFGDLMVVPNYIMGLSTSATANDDTADATALVYDPQWFSLATLRPLQEVDVGQRGDSTIGMMVEECTLEVKNPIGCGAIYNLR